A window of Vibrio ishigakensis contains these coding sequences:
- a CDS encoding ABC transporter substrate-binding protein — protein sequence MHNNKITKALFLGASLLAATTSFSTLAATVPAGTKLAKVQELVKGNGTEVASIDPQKTEGVPESNIIRDILEGLVNQDADGNTVPGVAESWETKDNKNYTFHLRKDAKWSNGDPVTAQDFVYSWQRAVDPATASPYSWFVEMTTMHNAADIIAGKKDKSELGVKAVDDHTLEVQLDSPLPYFVSMTGHTTLMPVHQATVEKYGEKWTRPEHFVGNGAFVPELWVVNERLELKRNDQYWDNSRTVLNKVTYLPIENQVSEMNRFLAGEVDITYELPLEHFRRLKKEHPRELQVKGNLCSYYYGFNNTRKPFDDVRVRKALSFAIDRDIISNAILGQGQKPAYFMTPEITAGFNPEMPAYGKMTQKERVAEAKKLLKEAGYDKDHPLEFSVLYNTSDNHKKIATAIQSMWKKELGVKATLENQEWKTFLDTRRAGDFDVTRTGWCADYNEASSFLSLMQSNNSSNDPKYRSAEYDALMAKAMNATSDEERSGYYTQAEKLLAKDMPIAPIYQYVISRLVSPKVGGYPSHNAEDKMYSKDMYIIE from the coding sequence ATGCACAACAACAAAATTACTAAAGCTCTATTTCTAGGAGCTAGCCTCTTGGCTGCAACGACTTCATTCTCTACTCTCGCCGCTACCGTTCCAGCGGGTACCAAGCTTGCTAAGGTGCAAGAACTGGTAAAGGGTAATGGTACTGAAGTTGCGTCTATCGACCCTCAAAAAACAGAGGGTGTGCCAGAATCAAACATTATTAGAGACATTCTAGAAGGTCTGGTAAACCAAGATGCCGATGGCAATACCGTTCCTGGCGTAGCCGAAAGCTGGGAAACCAAAGACAACAAAAACTATACCTTCCACCTCCGTAAGGACGCGAAATGGTCCAACGGCGACCCAGTAACTGCACAAGACTTTGTCTACAGCTGGCAACGCGCGGTAGACCCAGCAACAGCGTCCCCATACTCATGGTTCGTTGAGATGACAACCATGCACAACGCTGCAGACATCATCGCAGGTAAGAAAGACAAATCTGAGCTGGGCGTAAAAGCAGTTGATGACCACACCCTAGAGGTTCAACTAGACTCACCACTTCCTTACTTTGTCTCTATGACAGGTCATACTACCTTGATGCCAGTGCACCAAGCGACCGTTGAGAAATACGGTGAGAAGTGGACTCGCCCGGAGCACTTTGTAGGTAATGGTGCCTTTGTACCTGAGCTATGGGTTGTAAACGAGCGCCTAGAGCTTAAGCGCAATGACCAGTATTGGGATAACTCACGCACGGTGCTAAACAAGGTTACCTATCTGCCTATCGAGAATCAGGTTTCAGAGATGAACCGTTTCTTGGCGGGTGAAGTGGATATCACCTATGAATTGCCGCTAGAGCACTTCCGCCGTCTGAAGAAAGAACACCCACGAGAGCTGCAAGTTAAGGGCAACCTGTGTTCTTACTACTACGGCTTCAATAACACCAGAAAACCATTTGACGATGTGCGTGTACGTAAGGCGCTATCATTCGCTATCGACCGTGACATCATCTCAAACGCTATTCTAGGTCAAGGCCAAAAACCAGCCTACTTCATGACTCCAGAGATCACAGCAGGTTTTAATCCTGAGATGCCAGCCTACGGCAAGATGACTCAAAAAGAGCGTGTGGCAGAGGCGAAAAAGCTACTTAAAGAAGCGGGCTATGATAAAGACCATCCACTTGAGTTCAGCGTGCTTTACAACACCTCAGATAACCACAAAAAGATTGCGACCGCTATCCAGTCTATGTGGAAGAAAGAGCTTGGCGTTAAAGCCACTCTTGAAAACCAAGAGTGGAAGACCTTCCTAGATACGCGTCGCGCAGGTGACTTTGATGTGACTCGTACCGGCTGGTGTGCTGACTACAACGAAGCATCGAGCTTCCTGTCTCTGATGCAATCGAACAACAGCTCAAACGATCCTAAGTATCGCAGTGCAGAGTACGATGCTTTGATGGCGAAAGCGATGAACGCCACCAGCGATGAAGAACGCTCTGGGTACTACACACAGGCTGAAAAACTGCTAGCGAAAGACATGCCTATCGCGCCTATCTACCAGTATGTGATCTCTCGTCTTGTATCTCCAAAAGTCGGTGGCTACCCAAGCCACAACGCGGAAGACAAGATGTACTCAAAAGATATGTATATCATCGAGTAA
- the oppB gene encoding oligopeptide ABC transporter permease OppB, with translation MFKFIAKRVFEAIPTMLVLITLSFFLMRFAPGNPFSSERALPPEVMANINAKYGLDKPVLEQYTTYLTNTLQGDLGPSFKYKDYSVNELIAGSLPVSAKVGMLAFVFTLILGVAVGTLAALKQNTWFDYAVMSTAMLGVVMPSFVLAPALIYLFALHLGWLPAGGWHGGSWEYLVLPVIGMSLLYVATFARITRGSMIETLNSNFIRTARAKGLSYRYIILKHALKPALLPVVSYMGPAFVGIITGSVVIETIFGLPGIGKLFVNAAFNRDYSLVMGITILIGFLFILFNAVVDILLAVIDPKIRY, from the coding sequence ATGTTTAAGTTTATTGCTAAACGAGTGTTCGAGGCGATCCCAACCATGTTGGTGCTGATAACGCTGTCGTTTTTCTTAATGCGCTTTGCGCCGGGCAACCCGTTTTCATCGGAAAGGGCACTGCCACCTGAGGTAATGGCTAATATCAACGCCAAATATGGTCTAGATAAGCCGGTGTTGGAGCAATACACCACCTACCTAACAAACACGCTTCAAGGAGACCTTGGGCCTTCTTTTAAGTACAAAGACTACTCGGTAAACGAGCTGATTGCGGGTTCTCTGCCAGTGTCAGCAAAGGTGGGCATGCTTGCCTTTGTGTTTACCCTGATACTTGGGGTTGCAGTCGGGACGCTAGCCGCCCTCAAACAGAATACCTGGTTTGACTATGCGGTCATGTCCACCGCCATGCTCGGCGTGGTCATGCCATCCTTTGTATTGGCACCCGCTCTTATCTATCTATTTGCTCTTCACTTAGGCTGGCTGCCTGCTGGCGGATGGCATGGCGGTAGTTGGGAATACCTAGTGCTGCCGGTTATCGGTATGTCACTGCTATATGTAGCGACCTTTGCTCGTATCACCCGTGGTTCAATGATTGAAACCCTAAACAGTAACTTCATCCGTACCGCTCGTGCGAAGGGATTGAGCTATCGTTACATCATCCTAAAACATGCCCTTAAGCCGGCACTACTACCTGTTGTTTCTTACATGGGCCCTGCATTCGTGGGCATCATCACAGGTTCGGTCGTTATCGAGACCATCTTCGGTCTGCCTGGCATTGGTAAGCTGTTCGTTAACGCCGCATTTAACCGTGACTACTCACTGGTTATGGGTATCACCATCTTGATTGGCTTCTTGTTCATCTTGTTCAACGCCGTGGTAGATATCTTGCTTGCGGTTATCGATCCTAAGATTCGCTACTAA
- the oppC gene encoding oligopeptide ABC transporter permease OppC, with amino-acid sequence MLTKKENLEAIEKFSENLEIEGRSLWQDARIRFMRNKAAMVSLFILFLITLAVIFLPMFAQYAYDDTDWYALHAAPSLEHFFGTDSLGRDLYVRTLVGGRISLMVGVLGALVAVVIGTLYGAASGFIGGRTDRVMMRILEILYAVPFMFLVIVLVTFFGRNIVLIFVAIGAIAWLDMARIVRGQTLSLRSKEFIEAAHVCGVSKWRIITRHIVPNVLGIVAVYSTLLVPSMILTESFLSFLGLGVQEPMTSWGALLQEGSQTMEVAIWQLVFPALFMVVTLFCFNYVGDGLRDALDPKDR; translated from the coding sequence ATGTTGACTAAAAAAGAAAACCTTGAAGCGATTGAGAAATTCTCTGAGAACCTAGAGATCGAAGGTCGCTCACTTTGGCAAGACGCCCGTATCCGCTTTATGCGTAACAAAGCGGCAATGGTGAGTCTGTTTATCCTATTTTTGATTACACTGGCGGTGATTTTCCTGCCAATGTTTGCTCAGTACGCGTATGACGACACCGACTGGTATGCATTGCATGCCGCACCATCATTAGAGCACTTCTTTGGTACCGATAGCTTGGGGCGCGACCTTTACGTGCGCACTCTAGTAGGCGGTCGTATTTCCTTAATGGTGGGTGTGCTTGGAGCGCTAGTTGCTGTTGTTATCGGCACACTATACGGCGCAGCATCAGGTTTCATCGGTGGTCGTACCGACCGCGTAATGATGCGTATCCTAGAGATCCTTTACGCTGTACCTTTCATGTTCCTAGTAATCGTACTAGTAACCTTCTTCGGTCGTAACATCGTGCTTATCTTCGTAGCTATCGGTGCTATCGCATGGCTGGACATGGCGCGCATTGTGCGTGGCCAGACGCTGAGCTTACGTAGTAAAGAGTTCATCGAAGCGGCGCACGTGTGTGGTGTAAGCAAATGGCGCATCATCACTCGTCATATCGTACCGAACGTACTGGGTATCGTAGCGGTTTACTCAACCCTGCTTGTACCTAGCATGATCCTAACTGAATCCTTCCTGTCATTCCTTGGTCTGGGCGTTCAAGAGCCTATGACGTCTTGGGGTGCACTGCTGCAAGAGGGCTCGCAAACCATGGAAGTTGCTATCTGGCAATTGGTTTTCCCAGCTCTATTCATGGTAGTAACCCTGTTCTGCTTCAACTATGTGGGCGATGGTCTGCGTGACGCACTTGATCCAAAAGACAGATAA
- the oppD gene encoding ABC transporter ATP-binding protein — protein sequence MTKLLDVKDLRVEFTTQDGIVTAVNDLNFSLEPGETLGIVGESGSGKSQTVFAIMGLLAKNGIIKGSAKFEGREILNLPEKELNKVRAEQIAMIFQDPMTSLNPYMKVSDQLMEVLMLHKGMGKSEAFEESVRMLEAVKIPEARKRITMYPHEFSGGMRQRVMIAMALLCRPKLLIADEPTTALDVTVQAQIMDLLNELKDEFNTSIIMITHDLGVVAGSCDKVLVMYAGRTMEYGTVDEIFYSPSHPYAEGLLKAIPRLDTEGEILPTIPGNPPNLLRLPQGCPYQDRCHRVSERCKSESPILTPFGNGRQRACFSDHEAWAK from the coding sequence ATGACTAAATTACTCGACGTAAAAGACCTGAGAGTAGAATTCACTACTCAAGACGGCATAGTAACTGCGGTTAACGACCTTAACTTCTCCCTTGAGCCAGGTGAAACCCTAGGTATTGTAGGTGAGTCAGGCTCAGGCAAATCGCAAACCGTATTCGCCATCATGGGCCTATTGGCTAAGAACGGCATCATCAAGGGCAGTGCTAAGTTTGAGGGCCGTGAGATCCTTAACCTACCTGAGAAAGAGCTGAACAAGGTGCGCGCAGAGCAGATCGCGATGATCTTCCAAGACCCAATGACCTCGCTGAACCCTTATATGAAAGTGAGCGACCAGCTGATGGAAGTGTTGATGCTTCATAAAGGCATGGGTAAGTCGGAAGCATTCGAAGAGTCTGTGCGCATGCTAGAAGCGGTGAAAATCCCAGAAGCGCGCAAGCGTATTACCATGTACCCACACGAATTCTCTGGCGGTATGCGTCAGCGCGTGATGATAGCAATGGCGCTTCTATGTCGTCCTAAGCTGCTGATTGCCGATGAGCCAACCACAGCCCTAGACGTAACCGTTCAGGCGCAGATTATGGATCTGCTGAACGAGCTGAAAGACGAATTTAACACCTCTATCATCATGATCACCCACGACTTAGGTGTGGTTGCGGGCTCATGTGACAAGGTGCTAGTGATGTATGCGGGTCGTACCATGGAGTACGGCACAGTAGATGAGATCTTCTACTCCCCAAGCCACCCTTATGCAGAAGGTCTGCTAAAAGCGATCCCTCGCTTAGACACAGAAGGTGAGATCTTGCCTACAATACCGGGTAATCCGCCAAACCTACTTCGTCTGCCACAAGGCTGTCCTTATCAGGACCGTTGTCACCGTGTGAGCGAGCGCTGTAAGAGTGAATCGCCAATCCTGACCCCATTTGGTAATGGCCGTCAGCGTGCATGTTTTTCTGACCATGAGGCTTGGGCAAAATGA
- the oppF gene encoding murein tripeptide/oligopeptide ABC transporter ATP binding protein OppF, whose protein sequence is MIDKKLMLDVKDLKVHFQIAPKSAWPWTKPIPLKAVDGVNVRLFEGETLGVVGESGCGKSTFARAVIGLVEATEGQVVWLGQDLTKMKEAQRRETRKDIQMIFQDPLASLNPRMTVGDIIAEPLETFYPKLSKQEVKAQVKAMMTKVGLLPNVINRYPHEFSGGQCQRIGIARALILKPKMIICDEPVSALDVSIQAQVVNLLKELQKELGLSLVFIAHDLSVVKHISDRVLVMYLGNAVELGESEALFEDPKHPYTRALMSAVPIPDPKIERSKTIEMLEGDLPSPMNPPSGCVFRTRCPIATEECAKHKPVLEGDDVHAVACLKA, encoded by the coding sequence ATGATAGATAAGAAACTGATGTTAGACGTAAAAGACCTAAAGGTTCATTTTCAGATTGCACCTAAGTCTGCCTGGCCTTGGACTAAACCGATTCCACTAAAGGCTGTGGATGGAGTTAACGTTCGCTTATTTGAGGGTGAAACCTTAGGCGTGGTAGGTGAATCAGGTTGCGGTAAGTCTACCTTTGCTCGCGCTGTGATCGGCTTGGTTGAAGCCACCGAAGGCCAGGTGGTATGGCTAGGCCAAGACCTAACCAAGATGAAAGAAGCGCAGCGCCGTGAGACCCGCAAAGATATCCAGATGATTTTCCAAGACCCGTTAGCATCTCTGAACCCACGTATGACAGTAGGGGATATCATCGCAGAACCACTAGAGACTTTTTATCCAAAGCTGTCTAAGCAAGAAGTGAAAGCGCAGGTTAAAGCAATGATGACCAAGGTAGGTCTTTTGCCAAACGTCATTAACCGCTATCCGCATGAGTTCTCGGGTGGTCAGTGCCAGCGTATTGGTATCGCTCGCGCACTTATCCTTAAGCCTAAGATGATCATCTGTGATGAGCCGGTTTCGGCGCTAGATGTATCTATCCAGGCTCAGGTAGTAAACCTTCTGAAAGAACTGCAAAAAGAGCTGGGCCTTTCTCTGGTATTTATTGCCCATGACCTGTCAGTGGTAAAACACATCTCAGATCGTGTACTGGTAATGTACCTAGGTAATGCGGTTGAACTTGGTGAGTCTGAGGCTCTTTTCGAAGACCCGAAACACCCATATACGCGCGCATTGATGTCTGCGGTTCCTATTCCGGATCCAAAGATTGAGCGCAGTAAAACCATTGAGATGCTTGAGGGTGACTTACCGTCTCCAATGAACCCACCATCAGGCTGTGTATTCCGTACACGCTGTCCTATTGCTACTGAGGAGTGTGCGAAGCACAAGCCAGTGCTGGAAGGGGATGATGTTCATGCGGTGGCTTGTTTGAAGGCATAA
- a CDS encoding BamA/TamA family outer membrane protein, whose product MRNLSIPTSRIWKWPLSALCALPLLSHAGTMDQFKDPEDGRLDASQYILDNTTGFLPIPVIVNDPAIGAGGGAALLFFHESADRKQKRLSGEKVADIPTSVSGVVGLGTSNGTKVLGGFHSGNWNKDKIRYLGGLFGAEINMKFYDQNDAIKFKSNAIHFFQDIDFRIGNSNFFVGANYTYTDSDTSFDLSELIPEIGPTNPAELRDGALGVKLTFDNRNNQFAPTKGTKAGIEYNSHNKAFGAQFDYQLWHAYAMHYARLSKKWGLGLRADAKTITGDEPYPFYAPPSIDMRGIAMMRYQGDSTGLVEAELSYDIDDRWTVLGFVGTGAAANEGQKLSDITLRNVQGAGFRYLIARQLGLTAGLDVAVGPEETTTYIQFGGAW is encoded by the coding sequence ATGCGTAACCTATCAATACCAACAAGCCGTATCTGGAAATGGCCACTGAGCGCCCTGTGCGCACTGCCACTGCTGTCACACGCCGGAACCATGGATCAGTTCAAAGACCCCGAGGATGGCAGACTAGATGCGAGTCAGTATATTCTTGATAACACAACAGGGTTTCTTCCAATCCCTGTCATCGTTAACGATCCTGCTATCGGAGCTGGCGGTGGCGCAGCATTGCTTTTCTTCCATGAGTCTGCCGACCGCAAACAAAAGCGATTATCTGGTGAGAAGGTAGCGGATATTCCAACCAGCGTTTCTGGTGTGGTTGGACTCGGAACCAGCAATGGAACCAAGGTATTAGGTGGCTTTCACTCAGGCAATTGGAATAAGGATAAAATACGTTATCTCGGTGGTTTGTTTGGCGCAGAGATCAACATGAAATTCTATGACCAAAATGATGCTATCAAGTTTAAATCTAACGCCATTCACTTCTTTCAAGATATTGATTTTCGTATTGGCAATTCCAATTTCTTTGTTGGTGCTAATTACACTTACACCGACTCTGACACCTCTTTTGATTTATCAGAGCTGATCCCTGAGATTGGCCCCACGAACCCTGCTGAGCTAAGAGACGGTGCGCTTGGGGTCAAACTGACCTTTGATAACAGAAACAACCAGTTCGCCCCAACTAAGGGAACAAAGGCTGGGATTGAGTACAACAGTCACAACAAAGCCTTTGGTGCACAATTTGATTACCAGCTATGGCACGCCTATGCCATGCACTATGCTCGTTTGTCGAAAAAGTGGGGATTGGGACTGCGTGCGGATGCCAAAACTATCACCGGTGATGAGCCTTATCCATTTTACGCACCACCTTCCATAGACATGCGTGGTATCGCCATGATGCGCTATCAGGGTGACAGTACGGGGCTAGTCGAGGCTGAACTCAGCTACGATATTGATGATAGATGGACTGTGTTGGGATTCGTTGGCACAGGTGCTGCAGCTAACGAGGGACAAAAATTATCTGATATAACCTTGCGTAATGTTCAAGGGGCAGGCTTTCGCTATCTGATAGCGCGTCAACTAGGGTTGACTGCCGGTCTTGACGTGGCTGTTGGACCTGAAGAGACAACTACCTATATTCAGTTTGGTGGGGCTTGGTAG
- a CDS encoding glutathione S-transferase family protein: protein MGKLVEGVWHDVWYDTKSSGGKFVREDAGFRNWVENKADAEFQPESGRYHLYVSLACPWAHRTLIFRRIKGLEEHISVSVVSPDMLGQGWEFDSPEPLFGFTHMHQVYTKAKSDYTGRVTVPVLWDKKANTIVSNESSEIIRMFNSEFNDLTGNHDDYYPEALRSQIDEWNDYVYPNINNGVYRTGFATTQEAYEEAFENLFAALDKVNDHLGDNRYLAGSTLTEADWRLFTTLVRFDAVYVGHFKCNKKRIADYPHIQGYLKELYQFDGVVETTDMYHIKRHYYYSHTGINPTQVVPKGPELDLDSGHGRDLV, encoded by the coding sequence ATGGGTAAATTAGTTGAAGGTGTGTGGCACGATGTTTGGTATGACACTAAGTCCAGTGGCGGCAAGTTTGTGCGAGAGGATGCGGGCTTTCGTAACTGGGTAGAGAACAAAGCGGACGCAGAGTTTCAGCCTGAATCAGGGCGCTATCACCTTTATGTTTCCCTCGCTTGTCCTTGGGCGCACCGTACCCTTATCTTCCGCCGCATTAAGGGGCTCGAAGAACATATCTCTGTAAGTGTGGTTAGCCCAGATATGTTGGGGCAGGGGTGGGAGTTCGACTCTCCAGAGCCACTGTTCGGTTTTACCCATATGCATCAGGTATACACTAAGGCAAAATCTGATTACACCGGACGCGTTACCGTGCCTGTTCTTTGGGACAAGAAAGCCAACACTATTGTTAGCAATGAATCCTCAGAGATCATTCGCATGTTCAATAGCGAGTTTAATGACCTCACTGGCAATCATGACGACTACTATCCAGAAGCACTTCGCTCTCAGATAGATGAATGGAACGACTACGTTTATCCAAACATCAATAATGGTGTATATCGTACCGGTTTTGCCACCACGCAAGAGGCTTACGAAGAGGCGTTTGAGAATCTGTTTGCAGCCCTTGATAAGGTGAACGATCACCTAGGAGACAACCGTTATCTAGCAGGAAGCACATTAACCGAAGCGGACTGGCGACTCTTTACCACCTTAGTGCGTTTCGATGCTGTGTATGTAGGTCACTTCAAATGTAACAAGAAGCGCATCGCTGACTACCCACACATTCAGGGTTACCTAAAAGAGTTGTATCAGTTTGATGGTGTGGTGGAAACTACAGATATGTACCACATCAAGCGTCACTACTATTACAGCCATACTGGGATCAACCCAACTCAGGTTGTGCCGAAGGGACCAGAGCTTGATCTTGATTCAGGCCATGGTCGAGATCTAGTCTAA
- the lldD gene encoding FMN-dependent L-lactate dehydrogenase LldD — translation MIISSPTDFRLAAKRKLPPFLFHYIDGGAYKEDTLANNCDHLSTIALKQRVLKDMSKLSLSTELFGEKLAMPIALGPVGLSGMYARRGEVQAARAADDKGIPYTLSTVSVCPIEEVTKAISRPMWFQLYVLKDRGFMQNVLDRAKQAGVSTLVFTVDMPVPGARYRDMHSGMSGDYASIRRIFQSVRHPHWAWDVGINGKPHDLGNISAYRGTPTHLEDYIGWLGANFDPSISWKDLEWIREAWDGPMVIKGILDVEDAKQAVSFGADGIVVSNHGGRQLDGVMATARALPKIADAVKGDIKILVDSGIRNGLDVVRMLSLGADCTLLGRSYAYALAANGYQGVQQLLDLYRKEIEVTMTLTGVNDINNFDKSALVLD, via the coding sequence ATGATCATATCTTCCCCCACTGATTTTCGACTAGCCGCCAAGCGAAAACTGCCTCCGTTTCTGTTTCACTACATCGATGGCGGAGCCTACAAAGAAGATACTCTGGCAAACAATTGTGATCATCTATCGACCATCGCGCTAAAACAGCGAGTGCTGAAGGATATGTCCAAGCTGTCTCTCTCAACAGAACTATTTGGAGAAAAGCTAGCAATGCCAATCGCACTTGGTCCAGTTGGACTCTCAGGAATGTATGCCCGCCGTGGCGAGGTGCAAGCCGCAAGAGCGGCCGATGACAAAGGTATCCCCTATACCTTATCGACGGTATCAGTCTGCCCAATCGAAGAAGTCACCAAAGCAATAAGCCGCCCGATGTGGTTCCAGCTCTACGTGCTAAAAGACCGCGGTTTTATGCAAAACGTCTTAGACAGAGCAAAACAGGCAGGCGTTTCCACCCTAGTATTTACTGTAGATATGCCAGTGCCTGGCGCACGCTATCGAGATATGCATTCGGGAATGAGTGGCGATTACGCTTCTATTAGGCGTATCTTTCAATCTGTGCGACATCCACACTGGGCATGGGATGTTGGCATCAACGGCAAGCCTCATGACCTTGGCAATATCTCAGCCTACCGAGGCACACCTACCCATCTAGAAGATTATATCGGCTGGCTTGGGGCCAACTTCGATCCGTCCATCAGTTGGAAAGACTTAGAGTGGATTCGGGAAGCATGGGACGGACCTATGGTGATCAAAGGGATTCTGGATGTAGAGGATGCCAAGCAAGCGGTTAGCTTTGGAGCGGATGGAATAGTTGTCTCTAACCACGGCGGTCGACAGCTAGATGGTGTAATGGCAACCGCTCGAGCTTTGCCCAAGATAGCCGATGCAGTCAAAGGGGATATCAAAATCTTGGTGGATTCGGGTATACGTAACGGACTAGATGTGGTGCGCATGCTCTCGCTCGGCGCAGACTGTACCCTACTCGGCCGCTCATACGCATACGCCCTAGCAGCCAATGGCTACCAGGGCGTACAACAACTTCTAGATCTTTATCGCAAAGAGATTGAGGTCACCATGACCTTAACTGGGGTTAACGACATCAATAACTTTGACAAGAGCGCTCTAGTCTTAGACTAG
- a CDS encoding efflux RND transporter periplasmic adaptor subunit, whose amino-acid sequence MTKTTLTRNKFSVVMAATLASVLSFSSPSLARPQSSANTAVTIQEVNTHEISQSLSLVGKLKAKQAVIISPEVSGTIERIAVSANQDVKTGQLLIQLSDDKAKAAVAEAQAYLNDEKRKLNEFERLRASAAVTLTEIEGQKASVQIAQARLSAAKAELSDRYLRAPFDGRIGFIDFSLGKLVNSGTELVSLDNLNVMELDLQVPERYLPMISTGMKVTVLTNAWGDRVFEGEVVGIDSRVNPDTLNLRVRIDIKNTSGELKPGMLVQGTMQFPPIKAPIIPVQSLQYLGTKRFVYVLGEENRVEQREVFLGTRVGNEVVIEKGLEIGETIVVQGVVNMRDGIQVKVVGEQESGSGVEQ is encoded by the coding sequence ATGACAAAAACAACCCTAACTCGAAACAAATTTTCAGTAGTGATGGCTGCCACTTTGGCATCTGTACTCTCTTTTTCTTCTCCGAGTTTAGCAAGACCACAGAGCTCCGCGAATACAGCGGTCACCATTCAAGAGGTAAACACCCATGAGATCTCTCAATCCCTGTCTCTTGTGGGTAAATTAAAGGCTAAGCAAGCGGTAATCATCTCACCAGAAGTCAGCGGTACTATCGAGCGCATCGCCGTGAGTGCTAATCAGGACGTGAAAACCGGTCAGCTTTTGATTCAACTTAGCGATGACAAAGCAAAAGCCGCCGTGGCTGAAGCCCAGGCTTATCTGAATGACGAGAAGCGTAAACTGAACGAGTTTGAACGCCTACGTGCCAGTGCCGCTGTAACACTGACCGAGATTGAGGGACAGAAAGCCAGTGTTCAAATCGCTCAGGCGCGTCTTAGCGCTGCAAAAGCTGAGCTTAGCGACCGCTACCTGCGTGCGCCATTTGATGGCCGTATCGGCTTTATCGACTTTAGCTTAGGTAAGTTGGTTAATTCAGGCACAGAGCTTGTCTCTTTAGATAACCTCAATGTGATGGAACTAGACCTGCAGGTCCCTGAGCGTTATCTGCCTATGATCTCCACCGGTATGAAGGTAACGGTACTGACTAATGCTTGGGGCGATCGCGTATTTGAGGGTGAGGTTGTTGGTATCGATTCTCGCGTGAATCCTGACACCTTGAATCTACGTGTGCGTATCGACATCAAGAACACCTCAGGTGAGCTTAAGCCGGGTATGCTGGTGCAAGGCACTATGCAGTTCCCACCAATTAAGGCACCAATTATTCCAGTGCAGTCATTGCAATACTTGGGCACTAAGCGTTTTGTCTACGTGTTAGGTGAGGAAAACCGCGTTGAACAACGTGAAGTGTTCCTAGGCACTCGCGTAGGTAACGAAGTAGTTATCGAGAAAGGTCTAGAGATCGGCGAAACCATAGTGGTTCAGGGTGTGGTAAACATGCGCGACGGCATCCAGGTTAAGGTTGTTGGCGAGCAAGAGAGCGGCAGTGGAGTTGAGCAGTAA